The proteins below are encoded in one region of Apium graveolens cultivar Ventura chromosome 4, ASM990537v1, whole genome shotgun sequence:
- the LOC141719962 gene encoding uncharacterized protein LOC141719962 encodes MKVPNHKKNPDKYCDYHKDKGHNTDECYHLKKLIECMIKDGELNQFIRDLRDRLGPKENPEEEVGADEPEQRDRIRGEVKTISGGSILDKDSKTAKKMYARQVYNLYQFGQAKPHMPMTFSTEDYEDVIRPHEDPLIINPIIGQNKIWKVMVDTGSSANILFHKTYCKMNLAGEQLEPCNEAPLYAIGGHPI; translated from the coding sequence ATGAAGGTCCCGAATCACAAGAAAAACCCCGATAAGTACTGTGACTATCACAAAGACAAGGGGCATAACACAGATGAATGCTACCACCTCAAGAAGCTCATTGAGTGCATGATCAAAGACGGCGAGCTTAATCAGTTCATACGAGATCTGAGAGATAGATTGGGGCCGAAGGAAAACCCAGAGGAGGAAGTAGGGGCCGATGAGCCAGAACAAAGGGACAGGATAAGGGGCGAAGTAAAAACTATATCTGGGGGAAGCATCCTGGATAAGGATAGCAAGACAGCAAAGAAGATGTACGCCCGACAGGTGTACAATCTGTATCAGTTCGGGCAGGCAAAGCCACACATGCCCATGACCTTCAGCACTGAAGACTATGAGGATGTCATTCGCCCGCACGAGGACCCTCTGATCATCAATCCTATCATCGGGCAGAATAAAATATGGAAGGTGATGGTGGATACCGGCAGCTCAGCCAATATACTATTCCACAAAACCTACTGTAAGATGAACTTGGCGGGAGAGCAACTAGAGCCCTGCAATGAGGCTCCCCTCTATGCAATCGGAGGCCATCCAATTTAG